A single window of Nicotiana sylvestris chromosome 3, ASM39365v2, whole genome shotgun sequence DNA harbors:
- the LOC104241574 gene encoding putative clathrin assembly protein At1g03050: MAPSKLRKAIGAVKDRTSISLAKVGGSNCLSDLEVAIVKATRHEEYPPEERHIREILSLTAYSRANICACVDNISRRLGKTKNWVVALKSVMLIHRLLSDGDPSYEQEIFFATRRGTRLLNMSEFRDSKSNSWDYSALVRTYSLYLDEQLEYRMQSRRGKRSAYAYDEDLEEIGPNAIMVKPTPLREMKNEDIFSRIQYLMQLLERFLACRPAGLAKTNRIVFVALYPLVKESFQLYYEITEIITILIDKFHELSIPDSVKVHEIFCRINKQYHELEQFYIWCKTVGIGRSSEYPDIENIPQKKLDLIDAFIREKPILEQNGNAMRYEPKRELVEKAQEPESELEPQQEQDMNAIKALPPPEGIPEETNQEEKTEVVKTQEVGNLLNLSEDAPTMEEHGNQLALALFDGGPETAAPSTTSPWEAFKDSGDWETALVQHTSHLSNQKASLAGGFDTLMLDGMYQQGAVAQVVASSGVVATGSASSVALGSAGRPAMLALPAPPSAGSGPNTAGTSTDPFAASLAIAPPPYVQMSEMEKKQRLLVEEQVMWQQYQRDGMHGQIGLATAQPNPCAYNMGGYTKTF; this comes from the exons ATGGCACCAAGCAAGCTTAGAAAAGCTATTGGCGCTGTCAAGGACCGGACAAGCATAAGCTTGGCCAAAGTTGGAGGCAGCAACTGCTTGTCTGACCTAGAAGTTGCCATTGTCAAGGCGACTAGACACGAAGAGTACCCGCCCGAGGAGAGGCACATTCGAGAGATTCTAAGCTTGACTGCTTATTCTCGAGCCAACATCTGTGCTTGTGTCGATAACATCTCTAGACGTCTTGGCAAGACAAAGAACTGGGTTGTGGCGCTCAAGTCAGTAATGTTGATCCATAGGTTACTCTCCGATGGTGATCCCTCTTATGAACAGGAGATTTTCTTCGCCACGAGACGGGGAACCAGGCTTCTTAACATGTCTGAGTTTCGAGACTCCAAATCCAATTCATGGGACTATTCTGCACTTGTCCGTACCTATTCATTGTACCTTGATGAACAACTTGAGTATAGGATGCAAAGCCGCCGTGGAAAGCGTAGCGCCTATGCCTACGACGAAGATTTAGAGGAAATTGGTCCTAATGCCATCATGGTGAAACCTACTCCATTGAGGGAAATGAAGAATGAGGACATTTTCTCAAGAATCCAATACCTCATGCAACTCCTTGAGCGATTCTTAGCATGTAGACCCGCAG GTTTGGCAAAGACCAACAGAATTGTATTCGTGGCTCTCTATCCACTTGTGAAGGAAAGTTTCCAACTATACTACGAAATAACGGAAATAATAACTATCTTGATCGATAAGTTCCATGAACTATCAATCCCCGACTCTGTGAAGGTTCATGAGATTTTCTGCCGTATTAACAAGCAATACCATGAGCTTGAACAATTCTACATTTGGTGTAAAACTGTTGGAATTGGACGCTCTTCTGAATATCCAGATATTGAGAACATTCCACAGAAGAAACTTGACCTTATCGATGCATTTATACGGGAGAAACCCATATTGGAACAGAATGGGAATGCAATGCGTTATGAACCAAAGAGAGAGCTGGTTGAAAAAGCTCAAGAGCCAGAGTCAGAGTTAGAGCCTCAACAGGAACAGGACATGAATGCAATTAAGGCATTACCACCAccagagggaattcctgaagaaACAAATCAAGAAGAAAAGACAGAGGTAGTAAAAACCCAAGAAGTAGGCAACTTGTTGAACTTGAGTGAAGATGCACCAACTATGGAAGAGCATGGAAATCAATTGGCTTTAGCCCTCTTTGATGGTGGTCCAGAAACTGCTGCTCCTTCTACAACTTCACCATGGGAAGCGTTCAAAGATTCAGGGGATTGGGAAACAGCACTAGTTCAGCACACGAGCCATTTATCAAACCAGAAGGCTTCCCTTGCTGGAGGCTTCGACACATTAATGCTAGACGGAATGTATCAACAAGGAGCAGTAGCTCAGGTGGTAGCCAGCTCAGGTGTTGTAGCTACTGGAAGTGCTAGCAGCGTCGCGCTTGGATCAGCCGGTCGGCCGGCAATGCTAGCCTTGCCTGCACCTCCATCGGCAGGTAGTGGACCTAACACAGCCGGGACAAGCACTGACCCTTTTGCAGCGTCACTGGCAATAGCTCCACCACCATATGTTCAGATGTCAGAAATGGAGAAGAAACAGAGACTATTAGTAGAAGAGCAGGTAATGTGGCAACAATATCAAAGAGATGGAATGCATGGACAAATAGGATTAGCAACGGCACAACCAAACCCTTGTGCATACAATATGGGAGGATACACAAAAACCTTCTAG